The Desulfobulbus propionicus DSM 2032 DNA segment GGAGGGTCTCCCAAACCGCGTTGAATCCCCACAGGAGATCCTCGGAAGGTTCATCTGAAGCAAACGGTCGCGCTGGTTTGGTGACCGTTGATTCTCGCCGCTTGCACTCCATCAGGTTGACCACGACATCGGTTGCCCAGAGGAGGTCCGCCGCCGCCGACAGCGCTCGGCGATGATGATGCTGCGCAGGCTCTCCACCGCCTCGTCAAGCCGGTCATTGACAATCAGATAGTCATAGGCGTTGACACAGGCCAATTCCTTGCGGGCATTGTTCAGGCGAACAGCCAGCGTCGCCTCGTCTTCCGTGCCCCGTCCTCGCAATCGCTGCTCCAAATCGGCAAGGGTCGGCGGAGCAATGAACACCGTCACGGGATTGGTTCTTTGGCACACCTGCGCCGCCCCCTGAACGTCAATATCCAAGAGCACATCCAACCCTGCCCGCTGATGTCGCTCCACCTCGGCTACACTGGTACCGTAAAGGTTGCCATGGACCTCCGCCCATTCAAGAAAGCCTGTGGGTTGCTGGTTGCGAATGGCGGCGAAGGTATTCTGGTCGACGAAATGATAGTGTATGCCCTCGTGTTCGCCAGGGCGGGGGGGACGAGTGGTGTGGGAGACGGAGAAGACCAGTCCAGGCAGCTCCCGCATCACCCGGTTGACGATGGTGGTCTTGCCGCAGCCGGAAGGGGCGGAAAGCACAAG contains these protein-coding regions:
- the gmk gene encoding guanylate kinase, with the translated sequence MHDCLLLVLSAPSGCGKTTIVNRVMRELPGLVFSVSHTTRPPRPGEHEGIHYHFVDQNTFAAIRNQQPTGFLEWAEVHGNLYGTSVAEVERHQRAGLDVLLDIDVQGAAQVCQRTNPVTVFIAPPTLADLEQRLRGRGTEDEATLAVRLNNARKELACVNAYDYLIVNDRLDEAVESLRSIIIAERCRRRRTSSGQPMSWST